Proteins from a genomic interval of Gordonia sp. SL306:
- a CDS encoding aminodeoxychorismate lyase: protein MAQQILVTLDGTVHDPDVPFLHADDLAAVRGDGVFETLLIRSGRTRRVGAHLDRLERSAAMMDLPEPDRDAWQSAIEVAEKEWSVAGGDGEAWLRLIYSRGRESAPDAGPTAYLVVGAVAERVRHARSEGLSVVTLDRGYSTDLAETAPWQLLGAKSLSYATNMAALRHAEQQGFDDVIYLSSEGAVLEGPRSTVVTVTGKTLATPPPETGILPGTTQRAVFDIAEQEGWTTATQTLRRADLVGADSVWLISSVTLAARVRSLNRYVMPTSTTDDEFADLVDRAICVD, encoded by the coding sequence ATGGCGCAGCAGATTCTGGTCACCCTCGACGGCACGGTGCACGATCCCGACGTCCCGTTCCTCCATGCCGACGACCTGGCGGCGGTGCGTGGCGACGGCGTGTTCGAGACCTTGCTGATCCGCTCCGGCCGGACGCGGCGCGTGGGAGCGCACCTCGATCGCCTCGAACGCAGCGCGGCGATGATGGATCTGCCCGAGCCCGATCGTGACGCATGGCAGTCGGCCATCGAGGTGGCCGAGAAGGAATGGTCGGTCGCGGGTGGGGACGGCGAGGCGTGGCTGCGGCTGATCTACTCGCGAGGGCGGGAGAGCGCGCCGGATGCCGGACCGACGGCGTATCTGGTCGTCGGTGCCGTTGCCGAGCGGGTACGACACGCCCGCTCGGAGGGACTCTCGGTGGTGACACTGGACCGCGGCTACTCGACAGATCTCGCCGAGACCGCGCCCTGGCAGCTCCTCGGCGCCAAGTCGCTCAGCTACGCGACCAACATGGCCGCCCTGCGTCATGCCGAACAGCAGGGGTTCGACGACGTGATCTACCTCAGCAGCGAGGGAGCGGTGCTGGAGGGGCCGAGATCGACGGTCGTCACCGTGACGGGGAAGACCCTGGCCACCCCGCCCCCGGAGACCGGCATCCTGCCCGGGACCACGCAGCGCGCGGTCTTCGACATCGCGGAGCAGGAGGGCTGGACGACCGCGACGCAGACCCTTCGCCGAGCCGACCTCGTCGGCGCCGATTCGGTCTGGCTGATCAGCAGTGTCACCTTGGCCGCGCGGGTCAGATCGCTCAACCGGTATGTGATGCCGACATCAACGACAGATGACGAATTCGCCGATTTGGTGGACCGCGCGATTTGCGTTGACTGA
- a CDS encoding cytochrome ubiquinol oxidase subunit I, whose protein sequence is MDALDVSRWQFGITTVYHFILVPLTIGLAPMIAVMQTVWHVTGNEQWLRATKFFGKLFLINFALGVATGIVQEFQFGMNWSEYSRYVADVFGAPLAFEGLVAFFLESTFIGLWIFGWGRLPRRVHLACIWLAAIGVNASAYFIIAANSWMQHPVGVEWDNERNRPAMNDFGAVLTNNTTLAAFPHVIAGALLTAGTFVAAIGCWWMARNMWRAKKLRVAIETGDTSEMPKATSPSQIDATPEDLEHDARRMWRPVTRFALWVTVVSGVALFITGDIQAEIMFEQQPMKMASAESLCNTETGAAFSVLSVGRQNNCDNVHPVIEIPNMLSFLANRDIHSTVQGVNQLQVQYQEALDMPGQNFAPNLFVTYWGFRAMITWALGSAVLALGGLWLTRKKRVVESRKFGLLALWMIPTPFLANSSGWIFTEMGRQPWVVAPNWAEDLDPLQIHMLVQDGVSNHVAATVWVTLIGFTVLYGALGVVWFMLQRRYIIEGPATYDAVPPDEPSPDDSDSGEPKQLSFAY, encoded by the coding sequence ATGGACGCTCTTGATGTCTCCCGATGGCAATTCGGGATCACCACCGTCTATCACTTCATTCTGGTCCCACTGACCATCGGTCTGGCGCCGATGATCGCTGTCATGCAGACGGTCTGGCACGTGACCGGCAACGAACAGTGGCTGCGCGCGACCAAGTTCTTCGGGAAGCTCTTCCTGATCAACTTCGCGCTGGGTGTCGCCACCGGCATCGTGCAGGAATTCCAGTTCGGCATGAACTGGAGCGAGTACAGCCGATACGTCGCCGATGTGTTCGGTGCGCCTTTGGCCTTCGAAGGCCTGGTCGCGTTCTTCCTCGAATCGACCTTCATCGGTCTGTGGATCTTCGGCTGGGGTCGTTTGCCGCGGCGAGTCCACCTGGCCTGCATCTGGCTGGCCGCGATCGGCGTCAACGCATCTGCCTACTTCATCATCGCCGCGAACTCGTGGATGCAGCACCCGGTGGGTGTGGAGTGGGACAACGAACGAAATCGTCCGGCGATGAACGACTTCGGGGCGGTTCTGACCAACAACACCACCCTGGCGGCGTTCCCGCACGTCATCGCCGGCGCGCTGCTGACCGCAGGTACCTTCGTCGCGGCCATCGGTTGCTGGTGGATGGCCCGGAACATGTGGCGGGCGAAGAAACTTCGCGTGGCCATCGAGACCGGCGACACCTCCGAGATGCCGAAGGCGACGTCGCCCAGTCAGATCGACGCCACGCCCGAGGATCTCGAGCACGACGCACGCAGGATGTGGCGCCCGGTGACGCGGTTCGCGCTGTGGGTGACCGTGGTCTCGGGCGTTGCCCTGTTCATCACCGGCGACATCCAGGCCGAGATCATGTTCGAGCAGCAGCCGATGAAGATGGCATCCGCGGAATCCCTGTGCAACACCGAGACCGGTGCCGCGTTCTCGGTGCTGAGCGTCGGTCGGCAGAACAACTGCGACAACGTCCACCCGGTGATCGAGATCCCCAACATGTTGTCGTTCCTGGCCAATCGCGACATCCACAGCACTGTGCAGGGCGTGAATCAGCTACAGGTGCAGTACCAGGAGGCGCTCGACATGCCCGGGCAGAACTTCGCGCCCAACCTGTTCGTCACGTACTGGGGCTTCCGGGCGATGATCACCTGGGCGCTCGGCTCGGCGGTGCTCGCGTTGGGCGGGCTGTGGCTGACGCGGAAGAAGAGAGTTGTCGAGTCGCGAAAGTTCGGCTTGCTGGCCTTGTGGATGATCCCCACCCCGTTCCTGGCCAACAGTTCCGGCTGGATCTTCACCGAGATGGGACGTCAGCCCTGGGTGGTCGCGCCGAACTGGGCCGAGGATCTGGACCCGTTGCAGATCCACATGCTCGTCCAGGACGGTGTCTCCAACCATGTGGCGGCCACGGTCTGGGTGACGCTCATCGGTTTCACGGTTCTCTACGGGGCACTCGGGGTCGTGTGGTTCATGCTGCAGCGCCGCTACATCATCGAGGGGCCGGCCACCTACGATGCGGTACCACCAGATGAGCCGTCGCCGGACGATTCCGATTCCGGTGAGCCCAAACAACTCTCGTTCGCGTACTGA
- the cydB gene encoding cytochrome d ubiquinol oxidase subunit II — protein MGLQEFWFLIIAILFVGYFVLEGFDFGVGMLMPFLGRSHTGGDEKVEPTEDLADPDSRRRAILNTIGPVWDGNEVWVITGGAAMFAAFGGWYATMFSAFYLPLFLILVGLITRVCAIEWRGKINSPKWRAWADVGIGLGSWIPAILWGVAFANVIRGLPIDADAQYTAGFFNLLNPYALLGGLTTLLAFLTHGAVFLALKTSGVLKQDSMKYASLLAIPTLVVAAAFLLWTQFAYGNGWTWIPVLIAAVAAVVMVLATQVKREGVAFFATCVAIAGTVATLFSVLYPNVLPSTTDSAYNLTIDNTSSSHYTLTIMTWAAVLITPVVIAYQAWTYWVFRKRISVEQIPAPSGLSSLRVPTE, from the coding sequence ATGGGACTGCAGGAGTTCTGGTTTCTGATCATCGCGATACTGTTCGTCGGCTATTTCGTGCTCGAGGGTTTCGACTTCGGGGTCGGCATGTTGATGCCCTTCCTCGGGCGCAGCCATACCGGTGGTGACGAGAAGGTCGAGCCGACCGAGGATCTCGCCGATCCGGACAGCCGTCGCAGGGCGATCCTGAACACGATCGGGCCGGTGTGGGACGGCAACGAGGTGTGGGTGATCACCGGTGGCGCCGCGATGTTCGCGGCATTCGGCGGCTGGTACGCGACGATGTTCTCGGCCTTCTATCTGCCGCTGTTCCTGATCCTGGTCGGGCTCATCACCCGCGTGTGTGCCATCGAATGGCGGGGCAAGATCAATTCGCCGAAGTGGCGCGCATGGGCCGATGTGGGAATCGGGCTGGGCTCCTGGATTCCGGCGATCCTGTGGGGCGTCGCATTCGCGAACGTCATCCGGGGCCTCCCCATCGATGCCGATGCGCAGTACACGGCCGGGTTCTTCAATCTGCTCAACCCGTACGCGCTGCTCGGCGGCCTGACGACGTTGTTGGCCTTCCTCACCCACGGCGCGGTCTTCCTGGCGCTGAAGACGAGCGGTGTGCTGAAACAGGATTCGATGAAGTACGCCTCCCTGCTGGCCATCCCCACCCTGGTGGTGGCCGCGGCATTCCTGCTGTGGACCCAATTCGCGTACGGCAACGGCTGGACGTGGATTCCGGTGTTGATCGCGGCCGTGGCGGCGGTGGTGATGGTGCTGGCGACGCAGGTGAAACGAGAGGGCGTCGCGTTCTTCGCGACCTGTGTGGCGATCGCCGGGACCGTGGCCACCCTGTTCTCGGTGCTCTACCCGAATGTGTTGCCGTCCACCACGGATTCGGCCTACAACCTGACGATCGACAACACGTCGTCGAGCCACTACACGCTGACGATCATGACCTGGGCCGCGGTACTCATCACACCGGTCGTCATCGCCTACCAGGCGTGGACCTACTGGGTGTTCCGCAAGCGGATCTCGGTGGAGCAGATCCCCGCGCCGAGCGGTCTGTCGTCGCTGCGTGTGCCGACTGAATGA
- the cydD gene encoding thiol reductant ABC exporter subunit CydD has protein sequence MTRAASTTASTGEADTAEEGAPARRAGPVDPRLLRYSPAARWYVVVTAVFSFGAVIAIIVTAAMAASIVSELIVDPGRRSVAAQQVHLGVLAVAVVARVAMTYLHDRYAQRASARVIAQLRARALDVLTDPATTSPRDLLERREHASTVLLRGLDSLAPYLAGYLPALIVTLTVTPTVVLVIAVTDWPSALVILITLPLIPLFMVLIGLMTRDRTDRKLQAMSRLNAQLLDLIAGLPTLRALNRSRGPAERVAQLGRTHRRTTMSALRVAFLSGAVLELLATLCVALVAVGIGIRLVYGEMSLYAGVLALILAPEAYHPLRQVGAQFHNSADGVAAAGEIVELIEAADAPATSHPGHRTCSVAGQQIGLLDVGVHGRDGWAPHRLAATIEPGELTVLTGPNGAGKSTTLLAVMGLIEPDEGSVLIGAISVAELDPAALHEQIAWLPQLPVIVPGTVTENLELFGVLDPAALRRVSEATGFDDVVDELPDGVETMLGAGGVGLSAGQRQRLALTRVLASPSPLILLDEPTAHLDERSAAAVLGVLSARAQAGDTVVVVAHEPLARAHADRIVEIGGVHRGD, from the coding sequence ATGACGCGGGCTGCCAGCACCACCGCGTCCACCGGGGAGGCCGACACCGCCGAGGAGGGCGCACCGGCACGCCGCGCCGGGCCGGTCGACCCACGGCTGCTGCGGTATTCGCCTGCCGCCCGCTGGTACGTGGTCGTCACGGCGGTCTTCTCGTTCGGCGCTGTGATCGCGATCATCGTGACCGCGGCGATGGCGGCCTCGATCGTGTCCGAACTCATCGTCGATCCCGGCAGGCGATCCGTTGCCGCCCAACAAGTTCACCTCGGTGTACTGGCGGTTGCCGTGGTCGCTCGGGTGGCGATGACCTACCTGCACGACCGGTACGCGCAGCGGGCGTCCGCGCGCGTCATCGCCCAGTTGCGCGCACGTGCTCTCGACGTCCTGACCGACCCCGCGACCACGTCACCGCGCGACCTCCTGGAGCGGCGCGAGCACGCGAGCACCGTGCTGCTGCGCGGACTCGACAGTCTCGCACCGTATCTGGCGGGCTACCTGCCCGCGCTGATCGTCACCCTCACGGTCACGCCGACGGTGGTGCTCGTCATCGCTGTCACCGACTGGCCGTCGGCGCTGGTCATCCTGATCACGCTCCCGCTGATACCGCTCTTCATGGTGCTGATCGGGTTGATGACGCGGGACCGGACCGACCGCAAACTCCAGGCGATGAGTCGCCTGAACGCGCAACTGCTCGACCTGATCGCCGGCCTCCCGACGCTGCGGGCACTGAACCGGTCACGCGGGCCGGCGGAACGAGTTGCCCAGCTAGGACGCACCCACCGGCGGACCACGATGTCGGCGCTGCGGGTCGCGTTCCTGTCCGGCGCCGTCCTCGAGTTGCTCGCGACCCTGTGTGTGGCGCTGGTGGCCGTGGGCATCGGAATCCGTCTCGTCTACGGCGAGATGAGCCTGTACGCAGGTGTTCTCGCGTTGATCCTGGCTCCGGAGGCCTACCACCCGCTCCGGCAGGTCGGTGCCCAGTTCCACAACTCGGCCGATGGGGTCGCCGCGGCCGGCGAGATCGTCGAGTTGATCGAGGCGGCCGACGCCCCTGCGACGTCTCATCCCGGCCACCGCACCTGTTCGGTGGCCGGGCAACAGATCGGACTCCTCGACGTCGGTGTGCACGGGCGAGATGGATGGGCACCCCATCGACTCGCCGCGACGATCGAGCCGGGCGAGCTGACGGTGCTGACCGGACCGAACGGGGCAGGGAAGTCGACCACGCTGCTGGCCGTCATGGGCCTCATCGAACCGGATGAGGGGTCGGTGCTGATCGGTGCGATCTCGGTCGCCGAACTCGATCCGGCCGCACTTCACGAGCAGATCGCATGGTTGCCGCAGTTGCCGGTGATCGTTCCCGGCACGGTCACCGAGAATCTCGAGCTGTTCGGAGTCCTCGACCCGGCAGCGCTGCGACGTGTATCCGAGGCGACCGGTTTCGACGACGTCGTCGACGAACTGCCAGATGGTGTGGAGACCATGCTCGGCGCGGGTGGCGTCGGGCTCTCGGCGGGCCAGCGGCAGCGACTCGCGCTCACCCGGGTGCTGGCCTCGCCGTCGCCGCTGATCCTGCTCGACGAGCCGACCGCGCATCTCGACGAACGGTCCGCGGCTGCCGTGCTCGGCGTGCTCTCGGCCCGTGCGCAGGCGGGCGACACCGTGGTGGTGGTCGCCCACGAGCCGCTGGCGCGCGCCCACGCCGACCGGATCGTCGAGATCGGCGGGGTGCACCGTGGCGACTGA